The Brassica oleracea var. oleracea cultivar TO1000 chromosome C6, BOL, whole genome shotgun sequence genome includes a region encoding these proteins:
- the LOC106298054 gene encoding UPF0496 protein At5g66660-like: MAAGLVCCLMSKYLSSDKNGTNEQNLSFYTSACEEDPELKSFDSSLDQRLSKLKRSLTTGGKTGNNSLNAVKSVCGFLVEVNQNLAENIIANKDLLKSEDLTSLVGLYHESSTSTLDLFNTVRNCTNKAKLSIVIIQIAIQQFGKESMDTELGGKKKKYAETLEELNKVKAMGDPFGDEFKEKLESVRAEHLMLLEKLGELEKKLEKQQDKLKKKRKLTTIAFASVAASILAIEVCACCVVPQAALNGVVQGAAGLTQLMATGGLYANAKMKNREKDLDRQKEVVDIMFDNTNVNIQGTNTINSLVDKLIDSLSLILVNVERAVVKREEEAVKPVMDLIRDEVEAFATAIKEVGEAVATCNSCVASGKLQVLEHITNSMSSKGKKK; this comes from the coding sequence ATGGCGGCAGGATTAGTCTGTTGTTTAATGTCGAAATACTTGAGTTCCGATAAGAATGGAACCAACGAACAAAACCTGAGTTTTTACACATCCGCTTGTGAAGAAGATCCAGAGCTCAAATCCTTTGATTCTTCGCTTGACCAACGACTTAGCAAATTGAAGAGGTCGCTCACAACAGGAGGCAAGACTGGAAATAATTCCCTAAACGCAGTCAAGTCGGTGTGCGGGTTTCTAGTTGAAGTGAACCAAAATTTGGCCGAGAACATTATCGCCAACAAAGATTTATTGAAGAGCGAAGATCTAACGTCTTTGGTTGGCCTCTATCATGAGAGTTCCACGAGTACTCTAGATCTATTTAATACAGTGAGGAACTGCACCAATAAGGCAAAGTTAAGCATTGTGATCATTCAAATCGCGATCCAACAGTTTGGAAAAGAGTCGATGGATACAGAGCTTGGAGGAAAAAAGAAGAAGTACGCCGAAACATTAGAGGAGCTGAATAAGGTCAAAGCTATGGGAGATCCTTTTGGTGACGAGTTCAAGGAAAAGTTGGAGTCTGTACGCGCGGAGCACCTTATGCTTTTAGAGAAGCTCGGTGAGCTGGAGAAGAAACTTGAAAAACAACAGGATAAATTAAAGAAAAAGAGGAAATTGACCACTATTGCTTTCGCTTCTGTGGCTGCGTCTATCTTGGCCATAGAGGTTTGTGCATGCTGTGTAGTACCTCAGGCTGCGTTAAATGGTGTGGTTCAGGGTGCGGCTGGGTTGACCCAGCTGATGGCAACTGGAGGACTATATGCCAATGCTAAGATGAAGAATCGTGAGAAGGATTTGGATAGACAGAAAGAGGTGGTCGATATTATGTTTGACAATACGAATGTCAACATCCAAGGGACAAATACGATAAACAGCCTAGTGGACAAGCTTATTGACAGTCTCTCATTGATTTTGGTGAATGTGGAGCGTGCTGTGGTGAAAAGAGAAGAGGAGGCCGTAAAACCTGTGATGGACCTAATCCGTGACGAAGTGGAAGCGTTTGCTACGGCAATCAAGGAAGTTGGTGAAGCTGTGGCTACGTGTAACTCATGTGTGGCTTCGGGGAAACTACAAGTTCTGGAACACATAACCAATTCAATGTCATCTAAAGGGAAGAAGAAGTAA
- the LOC106298056 gene encoding putative defensin-like protein 263: MEKTSLKLVFLFSLTIIVFCSSFGDAREMAKEEVNYIDGKCPDGKKNCNCLPPVAPVMDSYKIIATCHRDIECIKFCPKGCKIVNCKFGTCFCEC; the protein is encoded by the exons ATGGAGAAAACATCTCTCAAACTTGTCTTCCTGTTCTCCCTCACAATCATAGTCTTTT GTTCGTCTTTTGGTGATGCAAGAGAGATGGCGAAGGAAGAAGTGAATTACATCGATGGCAAATGTCCTGATGGAAAGAAGAACTGTAACTGCTTGCCGCCGGTAGCACCTGTAATGGACTCTTACAAGATTATTGCGACTTGCCATAGAGATATTGAATGCATCAAGTTCTGTCCTAAAGGCTGCAAGATTGTTAACTGTAAATTTGGTACCTGTTTCTGTGAATGTTAA